In Pelosinus sp. UFO1, one genomic interval encodes:
- a CDS encoding CD3324 family protein, translated as MGYKNVICILPDDLIMAIQQHIDGEYLYIPRKEENKKGWGELSNSRRLLDERNATIFAEYQRGTPVPQLANKFYLSPKTVYKILSEMKK; from the coding sequence ATGGGCTATAAAAATGTAATTTGTATATTGCCAGACGATTTGATTATGGCAATACAACAACATATAGACGGTGAATATCTTTATATTCCTCGTAAAGAAGAAAATAAAAAAGGCTGGGGCGAATTAAGTAATAGCAGACGTTTGCTCGATGAACGCAATGCAACCATTTTTGCAGAATACCAACGTGGTACACCTGTCCCGCAACTGGCAAATAAGTTCTATTTGTCGCCCAAGACTGTATATAAGATATTATCCGAAATGAAGAAATGA